In one Lolium rigidum isolate FL_2022 chromosome 3, APGP_CSIRO_Lrig_0.1, whole genome shotgun sequence genomic region, the following are encoded:
- the LOC124703622 gene encoding receptor protein-tyrosine kinase CEPR2-like, whose protein sequence is MRIHILFCLHLTILLSLSVSSTCQTDPQTEALLQFKASLTDPLNHLQTWTSDTSACHFLGVQCEGSTVTEISLSSMNLSGRISPSISALRGLERLVLDSNSLSGTVPPQLNNCTQLRLLNLSWNYLTGELPNLSTLTVLESLDVANNGFSGPFPAWVGDLIGMVYLSIGMHKFDQGEMPPSIGNLKNLTYLYLSGCNLRGTIPDSIFDLTLLETLDLSINNLGGEIPGSIGNLKNVWKIELYKNSLTGELPPELGKLTGLREFDVSRNQLSGVIPAPLAELKNLEVIQIYSNNLSGPIPAEWGELTSLTSLSVYENRFSGEFPADFGRFSSLQSLDISENGFTGPFPRYLCHGNSLQFLLALQNGFTGELPEEYTACKTLQRFRINKNLFTGSIPEGLWGLPAVTIIDVSDNGFTGTISPLIGEAQSLNQLWVQNNRLRGTIPVETGRLGQLQKLYLSNNSFTGTIPSQIGNLAQLTALHLEDNALGGALPAEIGACARLVEIDVSRNQLTGPIPVELSLLSSLNSLHMSHNAISGIIPTQLQALKLSSVDFSANRLTGSVPPGLLVIAGDEAFSGNPGLCVDGHTDSELGACNVDGGHKGGLIRRSRVLLPVLAMLLLVVGILFVSYRSFKLEERRKRDLERGDGGCEQWKLESFHPPELDADEICGVGEENLVGSGGTGRVYRLQLKDGGGTVAVKRLWKGNAARVMAAEMSILGTVRHRNVLKLHACLSRGDLNFIVYEYMPRGNLYQALHREVKGGAPELDWPRRRRIALGAAKGLMYLHHDCTPAIIHRDIKSTNILLDEDYEAKIADFGIARVAAENSDEFSCFAGTHGYLAPELAYSLKVTEKTDVYSFGVVLLELVTGRSPIDARFGEGKDIVYWLSSKLATESLDGVLDPRVAAPSDKGKEDMLRVLRIAMLCTVKLPTVRPTMRDVVKMLTDAISGPCSPRGQPPSRTSSKNPC, encoded by the exons ATGAGAATACACATCCTATTCTGCCTCCATCTCACCATACTCCTCTCCCTGTCCGTGAGCTCAACCTGCCAAACTGATCCTCAAACAGAGGCACTTCTCCAGTTCAAGGCCAGCTTAACTGACCCTCTGAACCATCTTCAGACATGGACAAGCGACACCTCGGCGTGCCACTTCCTCGGCGTCCAGTGCGAGGGAAGCACGGTCACCGAGATCTCTCTGTCGAGCATGAACCTGTCCGGCAGGATCTCGCCGTCCATCTCCGCGCTCCGCGGCCTGGAGCGGCTCGTGCTCGACTCCAATTCATTGTCAGGAACTGTACCTCCTCAACTGAACAACTGCACCCAGCTTCGGCTCCTGAACCTGTCGTGGAACTACCTGACGGGAGAGCTGCCGAATCTTTCGACGCTGACGGTTCTAGAGAGCCTCGACGTCGCCAACAATGGTTTTTCGGGGCCGTTTCCGGCGTGGGTGGGTGACCTGATCGGCATGGTGTACCTCAGCATCGGCATGCACAAGTTCGATCAGGGGGAGATGCCTCCGAGCATCGGAAACCTCAAGAACCTGACGTATCTGTACTTGTCAGGGTGCAACTTGAGAGGGACGATACCTGATTCCATCTTCGATCTGACCCTGCTGGAGACGCTGGATTTATCCATCAACAATCTCGGCGGGGAGATCCCGGGAAGCATTGGCAACCTGAAGAATGTATGGAAGATCGAGCTGTACAAGAACAGCCTCACAGGCGAGCTGCCGCCGGAGCTCGGCAAGCTCACGGGGCTGCGGGAGTTCGACGTCTCCCGTAATCAGCTCAGCGGCGTAATCCCAGCGCCGCTTGCCGAGCTCAAGAACTTGGAGGTGATCCAGATCTACAGCAACAACCTGTCCGGGCCTATCCCGGCAGAATGGGGCGAGCTCACGTCACTGACGAGCTTGTCCGTCTACGAGAACCGTTTCTCCGGCGAGTTCCCGGCGGACTTCGGCCGGTTCTCGTCGCTCCAGAGCCTGGACATCTCCGAGAACGGCTTCACCGGTCCGTTCCCGAGGTACCTCTGCCACGGCAACAGCCTCCAGTTCCTTCTCGCCCTCCAGAACGGCTTCACCGGCGAGCTCCCGGAGGAGTACACGGCGTGCAAAACACTGCAAAGGTTCCGGATCAACAAGAACCTGTtcaccggcagcataccggaggGGCTGTGGGGGCTCCCCGCCGTGACGATCATCGACGTATCCGACAACGGGTTCACTGGGACCATCTCGCCGCTGATCGGCGAGGCGCAGAGTCTGAACCAGCTGTGGGTGCAGAACAACAGACTCAGAGGCACAATTCCCGTGGAAACCGGCAGGCTCGGGCAGCTCCAGAAGCTCTACCTGTCCAACAACTCGTTCACCGGCACAATTCCGTCGCAGATTGGAAACTTGGCACAACTGACGGCGCTGCATCTGGAAGACAATGCGCTGGGTGGCGCGTTGCCCGCCGAGATCGGCGCCTGCGCCAGGCTCGTCGAGATCGACGTCTCCCGGAACCAACTCACCGGGCCAATCCCCGTGGAGCTGTCGTTGCTGTCGTCTCTCAACTCGCTCCACATGTCGCACAATGCCATCAGCGGTATTATTCCAACGCAGCTTCAGGCGCTGAAGCTGAGCTCGGTGGACTTCTCGGCGAACCGGCTTACAGGTAGCGTACCGCCCGGGCTGCTCGtgatcgccggcgacgaggcgtTCTCCGGGAACCCTGGTCTCTGCGTCGATGGCCATACCGACTCCGAGCTCGGCGCGTGCAATGTGGATGGCGGCCACAAGGGCGGCCTCATCAGGAGATCGCGTGTCCTGTTGCCGGTTCTCGCGATGCTGCTGCTCGTGGTTGGCATACTGTTCGTGAGCTACAGAAGCTTCAAGCTGGAGGAGCGGAGGAAAAGGGATCTGGAGCGCGGCGACGGCGGGTGCGAGCAGTGGAAACTGGAGTCGTTCCACCCACCGGAGCTGGACGCGGACGAGATATGCGGCGTGGGGGAGGAGAACCTGGTCGGGTCGGGCGGCACGGGGCGCGTGTACCGGCTGCAGCTCAAGGACGGCGGCGGCACGGTGGCCGTGAAGCGGCTGTGGAAGGGAAACGCGGCGCGGGTGATGGCCGCGGAGATGTCCATCCTCGGCACCGTCCGGCACCGGAACGTCCTCAAGCTCCACGCCTGCCTGTCGCGCGGCGACCTCAACTTCATCGTCTACGAGTACATGCCGCGAGGCAACCTGTACCAGGCGCTACACAGGGAGGTCAAGGGCGGCGCGCCCGAGCTGGACTGGCCGCGGCGGCGCAGGATCGCGCTCGGCGCCGCCAAGGGGCTCATGTACCTCCACCACGACTGCACGCCGGCGATCATCCACCGTGACATCAAGTCCACCAACATTCTGCTCGATGAGGACTACGAGGCCAAGATTGCCGACTTCGGCATCGCGAGGGTCGCCGCTGAGAACTCCGACGAGTTCAGCTGCTTCGCCGGAACCCACGGCTACCTCGCTCCCG AGCTGGCATACTCTCTCAAGGTGACTGAGAAGACAGACGTGTATAGCTTTGGCGTCGTGCTGCTGGAGCTGGTCACCGGCCGGAGCCCGATTGACGCGCGCTTCGGCGAGGGAAAGGACATCGTGTACTGGCTGTCGAGCAAGCTCGCCACGGAGAGCCTGGACGGCGTGCTAGACCCGCGCGTCGCGGCGCCGTCGGACAAGGGGAAGGAGGACATGTTAAGGGTGCTCAGGATTGCAATGCTCTGCACGGTCAAGCTGCCGACCGTGCGGCCAACGATGAGAGACGTGGTGAAGATGCTCACCGACGCAATTTCCGGGCCCTGTAGCCCGCGCGGGCAGCCGCCGTCGCGGACCAGCAGCAAGAACCCCTGCTGA